In Symmachiella dynata, the following are encoded in one genomic region:
- a CDS encoding glycosyltransferase, whose protein sequence is MSETLGVVVIGRNEGERLRRCLESVKACGLHAVYVDSGSSDDSVQIAQSIDFTVVNLDLAIPFTAARARSEGYDKLLQEYPALEYVMFVDGDCEIELPWPRIAETFLQEHEEVGIVAGRRRERFPEASVYNRLCDFEWDAPTGQVAAIGGDSIVRVSAYQAAGGFNPTVPAGEEPELCSRIRAAGWKVWRINTEMTRHDAAMSHFGQWWKRLTRTGYGGFDVERRFKTGVFQRILYSAFVWGILIPLLAVIAAVTAYRYFGVIGAVAVVASVGAVWLLQILRITLRTHRQGRPWRQSLEYGWFTMLAKFPIAMGSLKSLWACLTRQGAQIIEYKSAVKSPSA, encoded by the coding sequence ATGAGTGAAACATTGGGAGTTGTAGTCATCGGACGCAATGAAGGGGAACGGCTGCGCCGTTGCCTGGAGTCCGTCAAAGCGTGCGGACTTCATGCCGTCTACGTCGATTCGGGCTCATCGGACGACAGTGTACAAATCGCGCAATCGATTGATTTTACGGTCGTCAATTTGGATTTAGCGATTCCCTTTACCGCGGCCCGTGCGCGGAGCGAAGGATATGACAAGCTGCTCCAAGAGTATCCCGCTCTGGAGTATGTGATGTTTGTCGACGGGGATTGTGAAATCGAATTGCCCTGGCCGCGCATCGCCGAGACGTTTTTGCAGGAACATGAGGAGGTCGGGATTGTCGCCGGACGACGGCGCGAGCGGTTCCCGGAAGCGTCCGTTTATAACCGGCTGTGCGATTTTGAGTGGGACGCCCCGACGGGACAAGTGGCCGCTATTGGCGGAGACTCAATCGTGCGGGTCAGCGCCTACCAAGCCGCCGGAGGATTCAATCCGACCGTGCCGGCCGGTGAAGAACCCGAACTGTGCAGCCGCATCCGCGCTGCTGGTTGGAAGGTGTGGCGGATCAATACGGAGATGACCAGACACGATGCTGCTATGTCTCATTTTGGCCAGTGGTGGAAACGTTTGACGCGCACCGGTTACGGTGGATTCGATGTCGAACGCCGTTTCAAAACCGGCGTGTTTCAGCGAATCCTTTATAGCGCTTTCGTGTGGGGGATTTTGATTCCCCTGTTGGCAGTGATTGCCGCCGTAACGGCGTACCGTTATTTCGGTGTCATCGGCGCCGTGGCTGTGGTGGCCAGTGTCGGCGCGGTTTGGCTGCTTCAGATACTCCGCATTACTCTCCGCACACATCGCCAGGGGCGTCCTTGGCGGCAAAGCTTGGAGTATGGCTGGTTCACGATGCTTGCGAAATTCCCGATTGCGATGGGTTCGCTGAAATCGTTGTGGGCTTGCTTGACGCGTCAGGGAGCTCAAATCATTGAGTATAAGTCGGCGGTCAAAAGTCCATCGGCTTGA
- a CDS encoding serine O-acetyltransferase: MSANQILVQSAELSSSLPVPQGEVDLQTRARTNQNPAGVSLWKLWREDLATHDGKILEQGFWAMAVHRFGNWRMGVKPALLRMPFSIIYKFLYRFVEWTCGISLPYTVQVGRQVRIWHHSGMIFNAVSIGDRVQLRQNTTFGVVRTEHDFELPIIEAGADIGVGAAILGPVRVGANAVIGANAVVLSDIPPNSVAVGAPAKVVRSLERNNDSTSRTEGIAAE; the protein is encoded by the coding sequence GTGAGTGCAAATCAAATACTCGTGCAGTCGGCAGAGCTATCTAGCTCGCTCCCTGTTCCGCAGGGGGAAGTGGATTTGCAAACGCGTGCGCGAACCAATCAAAACCCGGCCGGTGTCTCGCTTTGGAAATTATGGCGCGAGGACTTGGCGACGCATGACGGCAAAATATTAGAGCAAGGTTTCTGGGCGATGGCCGTTCATCGGTTTGGAAATTGGCGGATGGGTGTCAAACCCGCGTTGCTGAGAATGCCGTTTTCGATCATCTATAAATTCCTATACCGCTTTGTGGAATGGACTTGCGGAATCAGTTTGCCCTACACCGTTCAAGTCGGCCGACAGGTCAGAATCTGGCATCACAGCGGCATGATTTTCAATGCGGTTTCGATAGGTGATCGCGTACAGCTACGGCAGAACACGACGTTTGGGGTCGTGCGGACGGAGCATGATTTTGAATTGCCGATCATCGAAGCAGGCGCCGACATTGGCGTCGGGGCCGCCATCCTGGGGCCGGTCCGCGTGGGGGCGAATGCCGTCATTGGAGCGAACGCGGTTGTATTGAGCGATATTCCACCCAATTCGGTCGCCGTTGGCGCGCCGGCCAAAGTCGTCAGAAGCCTGGAGCGAAACAACGACAGCACGAGTCGCACAGAAGGGATCGCGGCGGAATGA
- a CDS encoding sulfotransferase family 2 domain-containing protein, translating to MISHEHKAIYVHVPKCAGSSVEKLLLPNRPQHDGPDYEHLFGWCPKRKIHLQHATAAQMLDLELVTESQWRDYYKFAFVRNPFDRTFSDYFWMKTQIEPAGGFGEYIERRGRFAPILGEPDGPDYRGDHLIPQCEFVYIDGELAVDFIGRFESLDAGLETIQTKLSVVDRRVPHLKKGRKRHQHYSHFYTNRMREQVRSLYEADLEAFGYQFDDQRSVMSNIKRYVWPIRHTLGNWKYAAQTRFGV from the coding sequence ATGATTAGCCACGAACACAAAGCCATCTATGTCCATGTTCCAAAATGCGCAGGGAGCAGCGTCGAGAAATTGTTGTTGCCGAATCGGCCTCAACATGACGGGCCGGACTATGAGCATCTATTTGGCTGGTGCCCCAAGCGAAAAATTCATTTGCAACACGCGACCGCTGCGCAGATGTTGGACCTGGAGCTGGTGACAGAAAGCCAATGGCGGGACTATTATAAATTCGCCTTCGTCCGGAATCCCTTCGACCGTACATTTTCGGATTATTTTTGGATGAAGACGCAGATCGAACCGGCCGGCGGCTTTGGGGAATACATCGAGCGCCGCGGCCGATTTGCTCCCATCCTGGGCGAACCGGACGGTCCGGACTATCGTGGCGACCATCTGATTCCGCAGTGTGAATTCGTGTATATTGATGGGGAACTCGCCGTGGATTTCATCGGCCGGTTTGAGTCGCTCGATGCGGGTTTAGAAACCATTCAGACGAAGCTATCAGTCGTGGATCGGCGTGTGCCGCACTTAAAGAAGGGCCGTAAGCGGCATCAGCACTATTCCCATTTTTATACCAACCGCATGCGGGAGCAGGTCCGGTCGTTGTATGAAGCGGACCTCGAGGCATTCGGTTATCAGTTCGACGATCAGCGCAGCGTGATGTCCAACATCAAGCGTTACGTCTGGCCCATCCGGCACACACTCGGGAACTGGAAATACGCCGCTCAAACGCGCTTTGGTGTTTGA
- a CDS encoding glycosyltransferase family 2 protein — MLVETSLETETPQVLPVSVAAVIVNYGTAELVVQCLDSLQETRNECDHLQVYVVDNASSDNSVEEIQAAISERGWSEWVELMCAPSNGGFAFGNNVGIRRALAGDDPSMGAVWLLNSDTIVRRGALESLLQALETHPQAGIVGSRLEDRDGTSQRSAFRFQTIGREWARGLNLGLWFKLFPGAEVAPVQVDQEYETDWLAGASMLIRREVIDDTGLLDEGYFLYYEEVDYCLRAARQDWRTVYVPTSRVVHLVGQSSGVTSRDADHRRLPKYWYESRARFFTQNYGKMSRILADISWLTGHLLYRGRCLLQRKSITFPRCLVRDFVRFNFWWPSRVG; from the coding sequence ATGCTTGTTGAAACATCCCTAGAGACTGAAACGCCTCAAGTGCTTCCTGTGTCGGTTGCAGCAGTGATTGTGAATTACGGCACCGCGGAGCTGGTCGTGCAATGCCTCGATTCGCTTCAGGAAACGCGCAATGAATGTGATCATCTGCAGGTGTATGTTGTCGATAACGCATCCAGCGATAATTCCGTCGAGGAAATCCAGGCAGCGATTTCCGAGCGGGGTTGGAGTGAGTGGGTGGAATTGATGTGTGCTCCGAGTAACGGAGGATTCGCCTTTGGTAACAACGTGGGGATCCGTCGTGCACTGGCTGGGGACGACCCTTCGATGGGAGCGGTTTGGTTATTGAACTCGGATACAATCGTCAGGCGCGGAGCTTTGGAGTCTTTGTTGCAGGCTTTGGAAACTCATCCGCAGGCCGGAATTGTGGGGAGCCGTCTGGAAGACCGGGACGGCACGTCGCAACGCTCCGCTTTTCGCTTTCAGACAATCGGCCGCGAATGGGCGCGAGGCCTGAATCTGGGATTGTGGTTCAAACTATTTCCTGGCGCGGAAGTCGCCCCCGTGCAGGTCGATCAAGAGTATGAGACCGATTGGCTGGCCGGTGCGAGTATGTTGATTCGGCGGGAAGTGATCGACGACACGGGCTTGCTGGATGAAGGTTATTTTCTTTACTACGAAGAAGTCGATTACTGCTTGCGCGCCGCCCGTCAGGATTGGCGAACGGTGTACGTTCCCACAAGTCGGGTCGTGCATCTGGTGGGGCAGAGTTCCGGTGTAACGAGTCGTGATGCCGACCATCGCCGGTTGCCCAAGTATTGGTATGAATCGCGGGCTCGGTTTTTTACGCAAAATTATGGGAAAATGTCTCGGATTCTAGCGGACATCAGTTGGCTGACCGGCCATTTGCTGTACCGCGGTCGGTGTTTACTACAGAGAAAATCGATCACGTTTCCACGGTGCTTGGTGCGTGATTTTGTACGATTCAATTTTTGGTGGCCCAGCCGCGTTGGTTAG
- a CDS encoding glycosyltransferase yields the protein MATSIKGMTRWLGHRGRECGVHLDRLRQPHHAPRVVFSVDGPNNGMASGLRGYAMAEHLRRFNWRTTVFPHQLEQCQRSRVFKYESPDVVVLQKARHVLNLPSLYAGAKVVLDVDDADFLDPQLTERYETVVRGCDAVIAGSRFVADWARQFNPNVTIIWTAKPPAAEYKTRPAKNERPTIIWACSDPHAYPAEAELVREVMLHVQSPEQLTFVLAGVRDESVSDEWLQPLVQAGIDCQKLRFCEYGQFVRSIGTAHIGLAPLLPESSPFSAGKSFGKVLAYLDAYVTCVASDCCDHPLFFRHGENGMLANSVEEWVQALDHLVAERTDCTAMGETAKQDYLARLTCEASAARLNDVLRQLISSDGTDK from the coding sequence ATGGCGACATCGATCAAAGGTATGACTCGCTGGTTGGGGCACCGCGGCAGAGAATGCGGTGTGCACCTCGATCGGCTGCGACAACCGCACCATGCGCCGCGGGTAGTCTTTAGCGTGGATGGTCCGAACAACGGGATGGCCTCGGGATTGCGGGGTTATGCGATGGCCGAGCACCTCCGCCGTTTCAATTGGCGGACAACGGTGTTTCCGCATCAATTGGAACAATGTCAACGCAGCCGCGTTTTTAAGTATGAATCTCCCGACGTTGTGGTGCTGCAAAAGGCGCGGCATGTACTGAACCTGCCCTCCCTGTATGCCGGGGCGAAAGTCGTGCTGGATGTTGACGATGCGGATTTTCTGGATCCTCAATTGACCGAGCGGTATGAGACGGTAGTCCGCGGATGCGACGCGGTGATTGCCGGGAGCCGTTTTGTGGCGGATTGGGCACGTCAATTCAATCCCAACGTCACCATCATTTGGACTGCCAAGCCTCCCGCGGCGGAATATAAAACACGGCCTGCCAAAAACGAACGTCCGACAATCATCTGGGCCTGCTCAGATCCGCATGCCTATCCCGCGGAAGCTGAACTGGTCCGCGAGGTGATGTTGCATGTGCAGTCGCCGGAACAACTAACATTCGTGTTGGCCGGAGTGCGGGATGAGTCCGTCTCCGACGAATGGTTGCAGCCGCTTGTGCAGGCCGGCATCGATTGCCAGAAACTGCGGTTTTGCGAATACGGACAATTTGTGCGTTCGATTGGGACCGCCCATATCGGCCTCGCGCCGCTGCTGCCGGAGTCCTCGCCGTTTAGTGCAGGCAAGTCGTTTGGAAAAGTGTTGGCCTACTTGGATGCTTATGTCACGTGCGTTGCTTCAGATTGCTGTGACCATCCTTTGTTTTTTCGCCACGGAGAAAACGGCATGTTGGCCAATTCAGTCGAGGAATGGGTACAAGCGCTCGATCATCTCGTCGCCGAAAGGACGGACTGCACTGCCATGGGGGAAACAGCCAAGCAGGATTATTTAGCAAGACTCACTTGCGAAGCCTCGGCAGCCAGGTTGAATGATGTTTTGCGACAACTGATCAGCAGTGACGGTACGGATAAGTAA
- a CDS encoding glycosyltransferase family 2 protein, giving the protein MSIVAFFIAALVAIPTLIFILQCLAAMGATWFTTKKTAPTSTDDDTDYTAAIIIPAHNEQQVIAATIRSLLPQMGANGRVVAIAHNCDDETAQVARDAGAEVLELNEPDRRGKGWALAAGRDFLRSDPPDAMVVVDADTAVEPDFLKPLVTMAMQRNSPAQAKYVLHVDSDDADAADYVSSLAFTVRNAVRPLGMKLLGLPCMLTGSGFALPWSLAADAPLAGGHAGEDYKLGIDLTLQGNRPYFCPDAVVRGPLPRTKQVATVQRRRWSHSQLAFMRNELPRLLGDFLLHARLASFGLICDLVVPPLILLMLLQWVAMAATGIIYLAGGSQIPLLITVATCASFLVVLLAVAAVFEKKLLNRKVLLALPRYFFRYLPQYLAFFHKADTQWTKTPRESSAP; this is encoded by the coding sequence ATGTCTATCGTAGCGTTTTTCATCGCCGCACTGGTCGCGATTCCCACACTGATCTTTATCCTGCAGTGCTTAGCCGCCATGGGGGCAACGTGGTTCACGACCAAAAAAACGGCGCCCACCTCCACCGATGATGACACGGATTATACAGCAGCAATCATCATCCCGGCCCACAATGAACAACAGGTGATCGCCGCGACGATCCGTTCGCTCTTGCCGCAAATGGGTGCAAACGGGCGCGTGGTAGCGATTGCCCACAACTGCGATGACGAAACCGCGCAGGTTGCGCGCGACGCTGGAGCTGAGGTACTGGAACTCAACGAACCTGATCGCCGCGGTAAGGGTTGGGCCTTGGCCGCCGGCCGAGATTTTCTTCGCTCCGATCCCCCCGACGCAATGGTGGTTGTCGATGCGGATACGGCCGTTGAACCAGATTTCTTGAAACCACTGGTCACTATGGCGATGCAGCGGAATAGTCCCGCGCAAGCCAAGTATGTATTACACGTCGATAGCGACGATGCGGATGCCGCTGATTACGTTTCGTCGCTCGCCTTCACTGTACGCAACGCCGTTCGCCCCCTGGGCATGAAGCTGTTAGGGCTGCCCTGCATGCTGACCGGATCGGGATTCGCCCTTCCCTGGAGTTTGGCAGCTGACGCTCCCCTGGCCGGAGGACATGCCGGTGAGGATTACAAACTGGGTATCGACCTCACGCTCCAAGGTAACCGCCCCTACTTTTGTCCGGACGCAGTTGTCCGCGGCCCGCTGCCTAGAACCAAACAAGTCGCCACGGTCCAACGCCGCCGTTGGTCGCATTCGCAGTTGGCATTCATGCGCAACGAACTCCCACGCTTGCTGGGGGATTTCCTGCTCCACGCACGTCTGGCATCGTTCGGCCTCATCTGTGACCTCGTCGTGCCGCCGTTGATATTGTTGATGCTGCTACAGTGGGTGGCGATGGCAGCGACCGGAATCATTTACCTTGCCGGAGGCAGCCAAATTCCACTGTTGATCACAGTCGCCACCTGCGCATCATTCCTCGTGGTGCTTTTGGCCGTCGCTGCCGTGTTCGAAAAGAAACTCTTGAACCGCAAGGTCTTGCTCGCCTTACCACGTTATTTCTTTCGCTACTTGCCGCAGTACTTGGCCTTTTTCCACAAAGCCGACACGCAGTGGACCAAGACGCCACGCGAAAGCAGCGCCCCTTAA